From one Neovison vison isolate M4711 chromosome 1, ASM_NN_V1, whole genome shotgun sequence genomic stretch:
- the ATPSCKMT gene encoding ATP synthase subunit C lysine N-methyltransferase, whose translation MEGGGGAPPEVLEENESGCVPAASHGANGLKRSSWGFLFTGIVGGTLVAVYAVATPFLTPALRKICLPFVPATTKQIENVVKMLHCRTGSLVDIGSGDGRIVIAAAKAGFRAVGYELNPWLVWYSRYRAWREGVQDSAKFYISDLWKVTFSQYSNVIVFGVPQMMLQLEEKLTLELKDDARVIACRFPFPRWTPDHVTGEGVDTVWAYDVSTVRGKRP comes from the exons GTGCACCCCCAGAAGTCCTTGAAGAAAATGAGTCGGGATGTGTCCCAGCTGCAAGTCACGGAGCCAACGGTTTAAAGAGAAGCAGTTGGGGGTTCTTATTTACCGGGATTGTGGGCGGGACGCTGGTGGCCGTGTATGCCGTGGCCACACCATTTCTAACGCCAGCCCTCCGAAAAATTTGTCTGCCTTTTGTACCTGCAACTACGAAGCAGATTgaaaatgttgtgaaaatgttGCATTGCAGAACAGGATCCCTGGTCGACATCGGCAGTGGCGACGGGCGCATT GTGATAGCAGCTGCAAAAGCAGGATTCAGAGCCGTTGGTTATGAATTAAACCCATGGCTGGTTTGGTACTCCAGATACCGTGCTTGGAGAGAAGGGGTGCAGGACTCCGCCAAGTTTTATATATCAGACTTGTGGAAG GTTACTTTCTCGCAGTACTCGAACGTCATTGTTTTCGGAGTGCCTCAGATG ATGCTGCAGCTGGAGGAGAAACTCACGCTGGAGCTTAAGGATGATGCCAGAGTCATTGCCTGCCGGTTCCCTTTCCCTCGCTGGACCCCAGACCACGTCACCGGGGAGGGCGTGGACACCGTGTGGGCCTACGACGTGAGCACTGTGAGAGGCAAGAGGCCCTGA